One part of the Marinifilum sp. JC120 genome encodes these proteins:
- a CDS encoding radical SAM protein, whose protein sequence is MFQDKYLLHKRQANNTSDRLRTIALDVTNRCNMSCSHCYASVFKQQPDVDLEYLRKFTQEAYDLGVFHYVLQGGEAILEFDRLKSIIEMIHPKETYINVVSNGWEMDIHKIRELKALDVDKICYSLDSGFAAEHDANRMVGAFKRVIDAVKMTTAEGLHSAVSTVVLHKTIEQDSFKKVLEIGRELQVRVEIQVAMPVGKWDGIRDIRITPDEASQLKGIFESNGNLPNGQRHIGRDIYDCNGIDHCPAGQNFMAVSASGEIFPCNFCQYTLGNIKDTSLAEARAALLTSKWFQGTHPCCLLGEDDEFFDKYVTPNVDRIRPLDAYKLFDLKVENDK, encoded by the coding sequence ATGTTTCAAGATAAATACTTACTTCATAAAAGACAGGCAAACAATACTTCTGACCGATTGCGTACAATTGCTTTAGACGTGACCAATCGATGTAATATGTCTTGCTCTCATTGCTATGCTTCTGTTTTCAAGCAACAGCCAGACGTTGACCTTGAGTATTTGCGGAAGTTTACTCAAGAAGCCTATGATTTGGGTGTTTTTCATTATGTCCTGCAGGGCGGAGAGGCTATTCTTGAGTTTGATAGACTGAAAAGCATTATAGAAATGATCCATCCTAAGGAAACTTATATTAATGTAGTATCCAATGGTTGGGAAATGGATATTCATAAAATTCGAGAATTAAAAGCCTTAGACGTTGATAAGATATGTTACAGTCTTGATTCCGGTTTCGCGGCGGAGCATGATGCCAATAGGATGGTTGGAGCATTTAAAAGAGTCATTGATGCGGTAAAAATGACAACTGCTGAAGGGCTTCATTCTGCTGTCTCCACAGTGGTTTTGCATAAAACTATTGAGCAGGATAGTTTCAAGAAGGTTCTGGAGATCGGCAGGGAATTGCAGGTCAGGGTCGAAATTCAGGTCGCTATGCCAGTGGGGAAATGGGACGGGATCAGGGATATACGGATTACACCTGATGAGGCATCACAGCTGAAGGGTATTTTTGAATCTAATGGTAATTTGCCAAATGGACAACGGCATATAGGTCGGGACATCTATGATTGCAATGGCATAGACCATTGTCCTGCCGGGCAGAATTTTATGGCAGTGAGCGCCAGTGGCGAGATTTTTCCCTGCAATTTCTGTCAGTACACTTTGGGAAATATTAAAGACACATCTCTGGCAGAAGCCCGCGCGGCTTTACTGACAAGTAAATGGTTTCAAGGGACTCATCCTTGTTGTTTGTTGGGTGAAGATGATGAATTCTTTGATAAATATGTAACCCCAAATGTTGATCGCATAAGGCCTCTGGATGCCTATAAACTTTTTGATCTCAAGGTGGAAAATGACAAATAA
- a CDS encoding macrocin-O-methyltransferase, with translation MTNNFDGFAKSLSDSDVEEKIAEHCVEHGFSALDAAKHWMVLGRRQWIKRFLAHSELFHMTLEVPGDIAELGVFRGMGLFTWANLLESYCIGDRTKTVWGFDNWEGFTSFAPEDGKSIEESNKMIGGFSPKDHYQELLDAIKLFDNDRFIPQKPRIKLVEGQIEETCKRFVEENPGVRFSLIHFDCDLYAPTKAALEAFWPLLSRGGVILFDEYGIQQWPGETKAVDEFFADKPEVRIKTLPWTNVPAGYLIKE, from the coding sequence ATGACAAATAATTTTGACGGATTTGCCAAGTCTTTGAGTGACAGCGATGTAGAAGAGAAGATTGCCGAACATTGTGTCGAACATGGTTTTTCTGCCTTAGATGCAGCCAAGCATTGGATGGTATTGGGGCGTAGGCAATGGATTAAAAGATTTCTGGCCCACTCTGAATTATTTCATATGACCCTTGAGGTTCCCGGCGATATCGCAGAACTCGGCGTATTTAGGGGGATGGGGCTTTTTACTTGGGCAAACCTGCTTGAATCATATTGTATTGGAGACCGTACCAAGACTGTTTGGGGGTTCGATAATTGGGAGGGATTTACCTCTTTCGCGCCTGAAGATGGGAAATCAATTGAAGAGTCAAATAAGATGATCGGTGGATTTTCGCCCAAGGACCATTATCAGGAACTTTTGGATGCAATTAAGCTTTTTGATAATGATCGTTTCATTCCGCAAAAACCTCGAATTAAGCTTGTTGAAGGGCAGATCGAAGAAACCTGCAAGAGGTTTGTTGAGGAGAATCCCGGGGTGCGCTTTTCCTTGATTCATTTTGATTGTGATCTTTATGCCCCTACTAAGGCAGCACTAGAGGCGTTCTGGCCCTTGTTAAGCAGGGGCGGGGTTATCCTGTTTGATGAGTATGGGATTCAGCAATGGCCTGGTGAGACCAAGGCAGTGGATGAGTTTTTTGCGGACAAGCCTGAAGTGAGGATTAAGACATTACCTTGGACCAATGTGCCTGCCGGATATTTGATTAAAGAGTAA